A window of Piliocolobus tephrosceles isolate RC106 chromosome 13, ASM277652v3, whole genome shotgun sequence contains these coding sequences:
- the LOC111540920 gene encoding olfactory receptor 51T1, which produces MIYIKNLNYFSFLVVQCLQLTMAIFNNTTSSSSNFLLTAFPGLERAHVWISIPVCCLYTIALLGNGMIFLVIITKRRLHKPMYYFLSMLAAVDLCLTITTLPTVLGVLWFHTREISFKACFIQMFFVHAFSLLESSVLVTMAFDRFMAICNPLNYAATLTDRMILVIALVICIRPVVFLLPIVVTINTASFHGGHELSHPFCYHPEVIKYTYSKPWISNFWGLFLQLYLNGTDVLFILFSYVLILRTVLSIVARKKQQKALSTCVCHICAVTVFYVPMISLSLAHRLFHSTPRVLCSTLANIYLLLPPVLNPIIYSLKTKTIRQAMFQLLQSKGSWGPNVRGLRGRWD; this is translated from the coding sequence atgatatatataaagaatcttaattatttttctttcctcgtAGTTCAGTGTCTTCAACTAACCATGGCAATATTCAATAACACCACTTCGTCTTCCTCAAATTTCCTCCTCACTGCATTCCCTGGGCTGGAACGTGCTCATGTCTGGATCTCCATTCCAGTATGCTGTCTCTACACCATTGCCCTCTTGGGAAACGGTATGATCTTTCTTGTCATCATTACTAAGCGGAGACTCCACAAGCCCATGTATTATTTCCTCTCCATGCTGGCAGCTGTTGATCTATGCCTGACCATTACGACCCTTCCCACTGTGCTTGGTGTTCTCTGGTTTCATACACGGGAGATCAGCTTTAAAGCTTGCTTCATTCAAATGTTCTTTGTGCATGCCTTCTCCTTGCTGGAGTCCTCGGTGCTGGTAACCATGGCCTTTGACCGCTTCATGGCTATCTGTAACCCACTGAACTATGCTGCCACCCTCACGGACAGGATGATCCTGGTGATAGCGCTGGTCATCTGCATTAGACCAGTAGTTTTCTTACTTCCCATTGTAGTAACCATAAACACTGCATCTTTTCATGGGGGTCACGAGCTTTCCCATCCATTTTGCTACCACCCAGAAGTGATCAAATACACCTATTCCAAACCTTGGATCAGCAATTTTTGGGGATTGTTTCTTCAGCTATACCTGAATGGCACTGACgtattgtttattcttttctcctATGTCCTGATCCTCCGTACTGTTCTGAGCATTGTGGCCCGAAAGAAGCAACAAAAAGCTCTCAGCACTTGTGTCTGTCATATCTGTGCGGTCACTGTTTTCTATGTGCCAATGATCAGCCTCTCTTTGGCACACCGCCTCTTCCACTCTACCCCAAGGGTGCTCTGTAGCACTTTGGCCAATATTTATCTGCTCTTACCACCTGTGCTGAACCCTATCATTTACAGCTTGAAGACCAAGACAATCCGCCAGGCTATGTTCCAGCTGCTCCAATCCAAGGGTTCATGGGGTCCTAATGTGAGGGGTCTTAGAGGAAGATGGGATTGA
- the LOC111540921 gene encoding LOW QUALITY PROTEIN: olfactory receptor 51A7-like (The sequence of the model RefSeq protein was modified relative to this genomic sequence to represent the inferred CDS: deleted 1 base in 1 codon): MHPPNSSEIEITTFFLIGMPGLEHAHVWISVPICLMYLVAILGNCTILFVIRTEPSLHAPMYHFLSMLAVSDLGLSFSSLPTMLRIFVFNAMGISPNACFAQEFFIHGFTDMESSVLLVMSFDRFLAIRNPLRYSSILTSARVAKMGLVFLIKSMLLVLPFPFTLKRLTYCRKSLLSHSYCLHQDVRKLACSDNTVNFFYGFFLALCMMSESVLIAVSYVFILKMVMGIGSHRQQLKALNTCVSHICAVLIFYVPIIALASMHRFGKHKSPMAMILIADAFLLVPPLMNPIVHCVKTQQIREKISEKLGLQQQCQ; the protein is encoded by the exons ATGCACCCTCCCAATTCTTCTGAAATTGAGATTACCACCTTCTTTCTGATTGGAATGCCAGGGTTGGAGCATGCTCATGTATGGATCTCTGTCCCCATCTGCCTCATGTACTTGGTAGCCATCCTAGGCAATTGCACAATCCTGTTTGTTATCAGGACTGAGCCCTCACTCCATGCACCCATGTACCATTTCCTTTCCATGTTGGCTGTCTCTGACCTGGGCCTGTCCTTCTCCTCCTTACCCACTATGCTAAGGATCTTTGTATTCAATGCCATGGGAATCTCCCCAAATGCTTGCTTTGCTCAAGAATTCTTTATTCATGGATTCACAGATATGGAGTCCTCAGTGCTTCTGGTCATGTCTTTTGACCGCTTTTTGGCCATACGCAACCCTCTGAGGTACAGCTCTATCCTCACCAGTGCCAGAGTTGCCAAAATGGGGCTGGTGTTTCTCATTAAAAGCATGCTCTTAGTACTCCCATTTCCTTTCACTCTT AAAAGGTTGACATACTGTAGGAAAAGCCTACTCTCTCATTCCTATTGTCTTCATCAGGATGTTAGGAAGCTGGCCTGCTCCGACAACACAGTCAACTTCTTCTATGGTTTCTTTCTTGCCCTCTGTATGATGTCAGAAAGTGTGTTAATTGCTGTGTCTTATGTGTTCATCCTGAAGATGGTCATGGGAATTGGATCCCATAGGCAGCAGCTCAAGGCCCTCAACACCTGTGTCTCCCATATCTGTGCTGTGCTTATCTTCTATGTACCCATCATTGCTTTGGCATCCATGCACCGCTTTGGCAAGCACAAATCCCCAATGGCCATGATCCTCATTGCTGATGCTTTCTTACTAGTGCCACCTCTTATGAACCCCATTGTACActgtgtgaagacacagcaaattCGTGAAAAGATTTCGGAAAAACTGGGTCTACAACAACAGTGTCAGTAA